A stretch of Imperialibacter roseus DNA encodes these proteins:
- a CDS encoding acyl carrier protein has product MSEIAQKVKAIIVDKLGVEESEVTPEASFTNDLGADSLDTVELIMEFEKEFNISIPDDQAENITTVGQAITYLEENAK; this is encoded by the coding sequence ATGTCTGAAATTGCACAAAAAGTTAAGGCTATCATCGTGGATAAGCTTGGGGTAGAAGAGTCTGAAGTTACTCCTGAGGCAAGCTTCACCAACGACTTAGGTGCTGATTCTCTTGACACAGTAGAACTTATCATGGAGTTCGAAAAGGAGTTCAATATTTCTATTCCTGATGATCAAGCCGAAAATATCACCACTGTAGGACAAGCAATTACATATCTCGAAGAAAACGCAAAATAA
- a CDS encoding DinB family protein — MLKSLLFCGLAAVSLTLNAQTTDLPYYQIPAYPASYGPGTVAARMVDGLGFRYYWATEGLRPEDLAWSPGDEARSSMATVKHIHGLSQVIVNATRKQPNVGGDPAPETFGALRKATLLNIQEASQKLLTASAADLESFQMIFGSGDKAQVYPFWNVINGPIADALWHVGQVVTFRRSSGNPLPKGVGVLEGKKFD, encoded by the coding sequence ATGTTAAAAAGCTTACTCTTTTGCGGCCTTGCTGCTGTTTCGCTGACGCTAAACGCCCAAACCACCGATCTCCCGTACTATCAAATACCAGCCTACCCCGCTTCCTATGGGCCTGGCACCGTGGCCGCTCGTATGGTCGACGGCCTGGGCTTTCGCTACTACTGGGCTACCGAAGGGCTGCGCCCCGAAGACCTTGCCTGGAGCCCCGGCGACGAGGCTCGTAGCAGTATGGCTACTGTCAAGCATATTCATGGCCTCAGTCAGGTAATTGTGAATGCCACCCGCAAGCAACCCAATGTGGGTGGCGATCCTGCGCCGGAAACCTTCGGGGCCCTGCGCAAGGCTACGCTGCTCAATATACAAGAGGCCAGCCAAAAGCTACTCACCGCCAGCGCCGCTGATCTGGAGAGCTTCCAGATGATATTCGGTAGTGGCGACAAAGCGCAGGTGTATCCGTTTTGGAACGTGATCAACGGCCCTATTGCCGATGCCTTGTGGCACGTAGGTCAGGTGGTTACTTTCCGCCGCTCGTCAGGCAACCCTCTGCCCAAAGGGGTAGGCGTGCTGGAAGGGAAGAAGTTTGACTAA
- a CDS encoding alpha-E domain-containing protein codes for MLSRVADSLFWMARYMERSDGILRMLKVNYNSSQDNLSDFSWQPVLKVFTYLDGPAIIELDNESSEVLRYMILDKENDNSVQNIVIHARENARSVQDNVTIEVWQCLNDFYHLIRDERHINSLAQGDAISVIDVMVKQCLVYYGTVDITMSRGSGYCFMSLGKFLERALQSIDILDVKLGSMSAEDMQAYDTLYWKYLLMSVSGYKLYLKNYQSGFEARNVVHQIVLNTHFPRSVIYSLDHLHRNFEQLSAYLDKTSFDELNFEIGKLRSKVRYSTLNDIEEMGLHTYLADIKKDLSDISSKLNQYCFAYS; via the coding sequence ATGCTTAGCAGAGTAGCAGACTCACTTTTCTGGATGGCACGTTACATGGAGCGTTCCGACGGCATCCTTCGCATGCTCAAGGTGAATTACAATTCGTCGCAGGACAACCTGAGCGACTTTAGCTGGCAGCCGGTGCTGAAGGTATTTACCTATCTGGATGGCCCCGCCATTATTGAACTAGACAATGAAAGCAGCGAGGTGCTGCGTTACATGATTCTTGACAAGGAAAATGATAACTCGGTACAAAACATAGTGATCCACGCCCGGGAAAATGCCCGGTCTGTGCAGGACAATGTCACTATAGAAGTGTGGCAATGCCTCAACGACTTCTACCACCTTATCAGGGACGAACGTCACATCAACAGCCTGGCACAGGGTGACGCTATTTCGGTGATTGACGTGATGGTGAAGCAATGCCTGGTGTATTATGGCACTGTGGACATTACCATGTCGAGAGGCAGCGGTTACTGTTTCATGTCGCTGGGCAAGTTTTTGGAAAGGGCGCTGCAGTCTATCGATATTCTTGATGTGAAGCTTGGCAGCATGTCTGCAGAAGACATGCAAGCATACGACACGCTCTACTGGAAGTACCTGCTGATGTCGGTGTCGGGTTATAAGCTTTACCTGAAAAATTATCAGTCAGGATTTGAGGCTCGCAATGTGGTTCATCAAATTGTTCTGAATACACATTTTCCAAGGTCTGTGATCTACTCGCTTGATCACCTGCATCGCAACTTCGAGCAGCTCAGTGCCTACCTCGACAAAACAAGCTTCGATGAGCTCAATTTCGAAATAGGTAAACTGCGCAGCAAGGTTCGCTACTCTACGCTCAACGATATCGAGGAAATGGGGCTGCATACATACCTGGCAGATATCAAAAAGGACTTGTCGGACATCAGCAGCAAGTTGAACCAGTATTGTTTTGCGTATAGTTAG
- a CDS encoding circularly permuted type 2 ATP-grasp protein, with translation MQHTNIFESYLIGEGTFDEMYQGKEVRTAYQGIFNFLKSNSPEDLTMKEELSKRLFMSQGITFTVYSSGEGIEKIFPFDIIPRIITADEWDFVERGIRQRLKALNLFLKDIYSHQFILKDGIVPTDIIYSCPHFIREMHGLKVPHDIYVHISGIDIIRGGDGTFYVLEDNLRTPSGVSYMIENREITKRIFPDVLRRNAVRSVTQYPTLLHKNLKSLSPRQVANPTVVLLTPGMFNSAYFEHTTLARLMGIELVEGRDLVVENHKVFMKTTYGLQQVDVIYRRVDDDFLDPLVFNKESVLGVAGIMSAYRKGNVAIVNAVGNGVADDKAIYTFVPDMIKYYLNEEPILSNVPTYHCADPEQLEHVFNNITSMVIKKTNGSGGYDMLMGNSATEKEIEDYKKAVLKDPRQFISQPIISLSTSPCYINGKLTPRRVDLRPFALYGPDGIEIVPGGLTRVALKEGSMVVNSSQGGGSKDTWVLA, from the coding sequence ATGCAACACACCAACATTTTCGAGTCTTACCTCATCGGTGAGGGTACTTTTGATGAAATGTACCAGGGCAAGGAGGTAAGAACAGCCTATCAGGGAATTTTCAATTTTCTTAAGAGCAACAGTCCCGAAGACCTCACCATGAAGGAGGAGCTATCCAAGCGTCTCTTTATGAGCCAGGGCATCACTTTCACGGTGTATTCCAGCGGCGAAGGCATAGAAAAAATCTTTCCTTTCGACATCATCCCAAGGATCATCACGGCTGACGAGTGGGATTTTGTAGAGAGGGGCATCAGGCAGCGGCTCAAAGCACTCAACCTGTTCCTGAAAGACATCTATTCTCATCAGTTCATTCTGAAGGACGGCATAGTGCCCACCGACATTATTTATTCCTGTCCACATTTTATTCGTGAAATGCATGGACTGAAAGTGCCACACGATATCTATGTCCATATATCAGGCATTGACATTATCCGTGGCGGCGACGGTACTTTCTACGTGCTGGAAGATAATTTGCGCACACCGTCCGGCGTGTCGTACATGATCGAAAACAGGGAGATTACCAAGCGGATCTTCCCGGATGTGCTGCGCCGCAACGCTGTGAGGTCAGTGACGCAGTATCCCACATTGCTACATAAAAACCTCAAGTCGCTCTCACCCAGGCAGGTGGCTAACCCCACAGTAGTATTGCTTACACCCGGCATGTTCAACTCTGCCTACTTTGAGCATACGACACTGGCCCGCCTCATGGGCATTGAGTTGGTGGAGGGGCGTGACCTTGTGGTAGAAAACCATAAAGTGTTCATGAAAACAACCTATGGCCTGCAGCAGGTAGACGTTATTTACCGCAGGGTGGATGATGATTTTCTTGACCCACTTGTTTTCAACAAGGAAAGTGTGCTGGGTGTGGCGGGCATTATGTCGGCCTACAGAAAAGGTAATGTGGCCATTGTGAACGCAGTAGGCAACGGCGTAGCCGACGACAAAGCCATTTACACCTTTGTGCCTGACATGATCAAGTACTACCTTAACGAGGAGCCCATTCTCAGCAACGTACCGACCTATCACTGCGCAGATCCTGAACAACTGGAGCATGTTTTCAACAACATCACCTCTATGGTAATCAAAAAGACCAATGGTTCAGGTGGCTACGATATGTTGATGGGTAATTCCGCTACAGAAAAGGAAATTGAAGACTATAAAAAAGCGGTTTTGAAAGACCCAAGACAGTTTATCTCTCAGCCTATCATTAGTCTGTCCACATCTCCATGCTACATCAATGGCAAGTTAACGCCCAGGCGGGTAGATTTACGCCCGTTTGCATTGTACGGCCCTGATGGCATCGAAATTGTGCCAGGAGGCCTCACCAGAGTGGCTTTAAAAGAGGGTTCCATGGTGGTGAACTCCTCGCAGGGTGGTGGCAGCAAAGACACCTGGGTATTGGCTTAA
- the nadE gene encoding NAD(+) synthase, with translation MKTLKLGGATVNQIPLDWKNNKANILACIAQAKREGVELLCLPELCITGYGCEDLFLSEWLPARAMEILLEIAPECGGLAVALGLPVRHQNKVYNCTSYVVDGQIQGFYAKQTLANEGVHYEPRWFTPWPPSTTDAIEAGGKTYPIGELTFHLKDVHLGFEICEDAWHEVRPACHHMEKGVELILNPSASHFAFGKAGFRQNLVIESSKKFNVAYLYCNLLGNEAGRMVYDGDVILAQNGNLLSYGQRLSFVIWKLQTCEVNFSNPEQSERQPIKPIANQNEEFPKAAALALFDYMRKSRSKGFVLSLSGGADSATCAVLVAEMVRRGTEELGFDAFKTKLGLASSLPNDNKAIVHSILQTAYQGTVNSSDDTFDSAKELAESIGATFFQWQIDDEVRGYREKVEKALGRPLTWETDDIALQNIQARARSPIIWMLANIANALLLTTSNRSEGDVGYATMDGDTSGSLAPIAAVDKEFVKQWLKWAQKELGYDGLRRVNSLTPTAELRPKEQHQSDETDLMPYHVLVAIEREGIRNRKSPLEVFEIVKTLKLESDELLKQHIKRFFRLWSRNQWKRERIAPAFHLDDFNVDPRTWCRFPILSGGFEEELEALG, from the coding sequence ATGAAAACACTCAAGCTGGGTGGCGCTACCGTCAACCAAATCCCTTTAGACTGGAAAAACAACAAAGCCAATATCCTGGCCTGTATCGCTCAAGCGAAAAGGGAAGGCGTAGAGCTACTTTGCCTGCCTGAGCTGTGCATCACCGGCTATGGCTGCGAAGATTTGTTTCTGAGCGAATGGCTCCCGGCCAGGGCTATGGAGATCTTGCTCGAAATAGCCCCCGAGTGTGGCGGATTAGCGGTAGCACTTGGCTTGCCTGTGCGCCACCAGAACAAAGTATACAATTGCACCAGCTATGTAGTCGACGGTCAAATACAGGGCTTCTACGCCAAGCAAACCCTGGCCAATGAAGGCGTACATTATGAGCCCCGGTGGTTCACACCATGGCCACCTTCTACCACCGATGCCATTGAAGCCGGAGGCAAAACCTACCCCATCGGCGAGCTAACCTTTCACCTCAAAGACGTACACCTGGGCTTTGAGATCTGCGAAGACGCCTGGCATGAAGTGCGACCAGCCTGCCATCATATGGAAAAAGGCGTAGAGCTCATTCTCAACCCCAGCGCCAGCCACTTTGCCTTTGGTAAAGCCGGTTTTAGGCAAAATCTTGTCATTGAAAGCTCCAAGAAATTCAACGTGGCATACCTCTACTGCAACCTGCTCGGAAATGAGGCTGGACGCATGGTTTATGACGGCGATGTGATTCTGGCTCAAAATGGAAACCTGCTCTCGTACGGGCAGCGGCTTTCGTTTGTCATCTGGAAGCTGCAGACCTGCGAGGTCAACTTCAGCAACCCTGAGCAGTCGGAACGCCAGCCGATCAAGCCAATAGCGAATCAAAATGAAGAGTTCCCCAAGGCGGCGGCGCTTGCTCTGTTCGACTATATGCGAAAGAGCCGTAGCAAGGGTTTTGTGTTGTCACTTTCAGGTGGCGCCGATTCTGCTACCTGTGCTGTACTTGTGGCCGAAATGGTGAGACGTGGCACAGAAGAACTGGGGTTTGATGCCTTTAAAACCAAGCTGGGGTTGGCATCCTCATTGCCAAATGACAACAAAGCGATTGTGCACAGCATTTTGCAAACCGCTTACCAGGGCACGGTGAATAGCTCCGACGATACTTTCGACTCCGCCAAAGAGCTGGCCGAAAGCATAGGAGCCACTTTCTTCCAATGGCAGATCGACGATGAGGTAAGAGGCTACAGAGAAAAGGTGGAAAAAGCCCTGGGTCGACCGCTCACCTGGGAAACGGACGACATTGCTTTACAGAACATTCAGGCGAGAGCCCGCTCGCCCATTATTTGGATGCTGGCCAATATTGCCAATGCGCTGCTACTCACCACCAGCAACCGTAGTGAAGGCGATGTGGGCTATGCTACCATGGACGGCGACACCAGCGGTAGCCTGGCACCTATTGCCGCAGTTGACAAGGAGTTTGTAAAACAATGGCTCAAATGGGCGCAAAAAGAACTCGGCTACGATGGCTTGAGAAGAGTGAACAGCCTTACGCCAACTGCCGAACTTCGCCCTAAAGAGCAGCACCAGAGCGACGAAACAGATCTGATGCCTTACCATGTGCTGGTCGCCATTGAACGGGAAGGAATCCGCAACCGGAAGTCGCCACTGGAGGTTTTCGAAATTGTGAAAACGCTGAAGCTGGAATCAGACGAGTTGCTGAAACAGCATATCAAGCGTTTCTTCAGGCTGTGGAGCCGCAACCAGTGGAAAAGAGAGCGCATCGCCCCTGCCTTCCACCTCGACGATTTCAATGTAGACCCCCGCACCTGGTGCCGGTTTCCTATTTTATCAGGAGGGTTTGAGGAGGAGCTGGAGGCGCTTGGTTAG
- a CDS encoding transglutaminase family protein, with product MPKFNIRHLTKYTYTTSATNSANEIMLYPIQDDHQEVLQHQVIITGNPDVYVHKDYYGNNVGSFAFADPHFQLLIDSILEVETKKAPEVADESPADEQWKHLYNISNQVPYIDFLRQENFQAIPEVMTLIESIKKQNATPLQAALNLSEYVFNHFAYIKGVTTVETTLDEIWTLKSGVCQDFAHMLLVMLRQLFIPARYVSGYVCPNKNGMRGEGATHAWVEAYIPDHGWVGIDPTNNCLVHDLHVRLAIGRSFVDCSPVKGTYKGAADHTLEVAVSVEYEGGPKVNQDLALEEIAKATSTPDVNSFQRYQQIQQQQ from the coding sequence ATGCCCAAGTTCAACATCCGCCACCTAACCAAATATACCTACACCACCTCGGCGACGAACAGTGCCAACGAAATCATGCTCTATCCCATCCAGGACGATCATCAGGAGGTTCTCCAGCATCAAGTGATCATTACCGGTAACCCGGATGTGTATGTGCACAAAGACTATTATGGCAACAATGTGGGCTCTTTTGCATTTGCCGACCCTCACTTTCAGCTTCTGATCGACTCGATTTTGGAGGTTGAGACAAAGAAAGCGCCGGAAGTTGCCGACGAAAGCCCCGCCGATGAGCAGTGGAAGCACCTTTACAACATATCCAACCAGGTGCCTTACATCGATTTTCTCAGGCAGGAAAACTTCCAGGCGATTCCTGAAGTAATGACACTGATTGAGTCTATCAAGAAACAAAACGCCACGCCCCTTCAGGCCGCACTTAACCTTAGCGAGTATGTGTTTAACCACTTCGCCTATATCAAAGGAGTAACAACTGTGGAAACTACCCTCGATGAAATCTGGACACTGAAGTCGGGTGTTTGCCAGGATTTTGCGCACATGCTGCTTGTGATGTTGCGCCAACTTTTTATTCCGGCCCGCTACGTGAGTGGCTATGTGTGTCCAAACAAAAATGGCATGCGGGGCGAGGGTGCTACCCATGCCTGGGTGGAAGCCTACATCCCCGACCATGGCTGGGTGGGCATCGACCCTACCAATAACTGCCTGGTCCATGATTTGCACGTGCGCCTGGCTATAGGCCGCAGCTTCGTGGATTGCTCACCAGTAAAAGGCACCTATAAAGGTGCAGCTGACCATACCCTTGAAGTAGCAGTGTCGGTCGAATATGAGGGAGGACCAAAAGTAAACCAGGATTTGGCTTTAGAGGAGATCGCCAAAGCAACGTCAACTCCGGATGTTAATTCTTTCCAAAGGTACCAACAGATTCAGCAGCAACAGTAG
- the rnc gene encoding ribonuclease III: MLNLVRRLKSFFTIYTEKERSLSRAVKTIVGHAPINIHVYRLSVIHSSAAKENNNGFKESNERLEYLGDAVLGMIVAEYLFNKYPFKDEGFLTEIRSRIVNRESLNDLARKLGIGEIIEYEGGGRNGVGHKSIYGDTLEALIGAVYLDRGYRFCRKFVMNKLMKNHFDIQHIVRNNPNYKSKVIEWAQKENRDIRFEITELNQDSFPRKFEALVMVDEEPFGKGFGLSKKKAEQDAAQKTCEMLNLP; the protein is encoded by the coding sequence GTGCTGAATCTGGTCAGGCGTCTCAAGTCATTCTTCACCATTTACACAGAAAAGGAGCGCTCATTAAGCAGGGCCGTTAAAACCATTGTAGGACACGCTCCTATCAACATCCACGTGTATCGGCTGTCAGTCATCCACAGCTCTGCTGCCAAAGAAAATAATAACGGTTTCAAAGAATCAAACGAAAGGCTGGAATACCTGGGGGATGCCGTGCTCGGTATGATCGTGGCAGAGTATCTCTTTAATAAATATCCTTTTAAAGACGAAGGCTTTCTCACAGAGATCAGGTCACGCATTGTGAACCGGGAGAGCCTCAATGACCTTGCAAGAAAACTGGGCATTGGCGAGATCATAGAGTACGAAGGGGGAGGGCGTAACGGTGTGGGTCATAAATCCATATATGGCGACACCCTGGAGGCACTCATTGGTGCTGTGTACCTCGACAGAGGCTACCGGTTCTGCCGCAAGTTTGTGATGAACAAACTGATGAAAAACCACTTCGACATCCAACACATCGTTCGGAACAACCCCAACTATAAAAGCAAGGTCATAGAATGGGCCCAAAAGGAAAACAGGGACATTCGGTTCGAAATTACCGAACTCAATCAGGACAGTTTTCCCCGCAAGTTTGAAGCACTTGTAATGGTGGATGAAGAACCCTTCGGCAAAGGGTTTGGGTTGAGTAAGAAAAAAGCAGAACAAGATGCCGCCCAAAAAACTTGTGAAATGCTAAACCTGCCATAA
- a CDS encoding IPExxxVDY family protein, whose amino-acid sequence MKSKKLHIEYNYDFTLLGLATSAREYKLAWHINSALGVRLVKQQELSVEFLNDREITISHFLFKTEYSTFRLLKNKSLAGAGKSGFLLAELAHFDYLIMINDDGGFFDPDGTLAALKSIPVVEYLASININKLKEKENLIFE is encoded by the coding sequence GTGAAGAGCAAAAAGTTACATATTGAGTACAACTATGACTTCACGCTGCTTGGCCTGGCCACTTCAGCCAGGGAGTACAAGCTTGCCTGGCATATCAATAGTGCACTCGGCGTGAGGCTGGTAAAACAGCAGGAACTCAGTGTGGAATTTCTCAATGATCGTGAAATCACCATTTCCCACTTTTTATTTAAAACGGAATACAGTACTTTTCGGCTCCTTAAGAATAAGAGCCTGGCAGGTGCCGGAAAATCCGGCTTTTTACTAGCTGAGCTGGCTCACTTCGATTATCTCATAATGATTAATGACGACGGCGGATTTTTTGATCCTGATGGTACCCTTGCGGCTCTGAAAAGCATACCCGTGGTAGAGTACCTGGCCTCAATTAATATCAATAAACTGAAAGAAAAGGAAAATCTTATATTTGAATAA
- the fabF gene encoding beta-ketoacyl-ACP synthase II, whose protein sequence is MNGRRVVVTGLGALTPIGNNLEEYWKGLSNGVSGAAPITRFDAEKFRTKFACEVKNYDPLNHFDRKDARKMDPFTQYALIVSEEAIKHSGLDLEKVDKDRVGVIWGAGIGGLKTFQDEVTDFSRGDGTPRFNPFFIPKMIADIAAGYISITYGFRGPNFVTVSACASATNALIDSLNYIKLGHADVIVSGGSEATVCEAGVGGFNALKALSERNDDPSTASRPFDKDRDGFVLGEGGACIILEELEHAKARGAKIYAEFIGGGMSSDAYHITAPHPEGLGAKNVMINALKDAGIKTTDVDYINVHGTSTPLGDKGETLAIREVFGAHAYNINISSTKSMTGHLLGAAGAIEAVASIMAIQHQLVPPTINHFTDDEELDSKLNFTFNKAQARKIDIALSNTFGFGGHNTSIIFRKYEG, encoded by the coding sequence ATGAATGGCAGAAGAGTAGTAGTTACAGGTCTTGGAGCGCTTACCCCCATCGGCAATAACCTCGAAGAATATTGGAAAGGTCTTTCCAATGGAGTGAGTGGTGCGGCCCCTATTACCCGGTTTGATGCTGAAAAATTCAGAACTAAGTTCGCCTGTGAGGTAAAAAACTATGATCCTCTCAATCATTTTGATAGAAAGGATGCAAGAAAGATGGACCCCTTCACTCAGTATGCACTTATAGTGAGTGAAGAGGCCATCAAACATTCAGGTCTTGACCTGGAAAAAGTAGACAAAGACAGGGTTGGAGTGATTTGGGGTGCCGGCATAGGCGGTCTCAAAACCTTTCAGGACGAAGTCACTGATTTTTCACGTGGCGATGGAACACCCAGATTCAACCCATTCTTTATCCCCAAAATGATCGCCGACATAGCTGCCGGCTACATTTCCATCACTTATGGTTTTAGAGGGCCCAATTTCGTAACAGTTTCTGCTTGCGCCTCTGCTACCAACGCCCTTATCGACTCGCTCAATTATATTAAACTAGGCCATGCCGACGTGATTGTTTCCGGAGGCTCAGAGGCCACGGTGTGTGAAGCGGGTGTGGGTGGATTCAACGCCCTTAAGGCGCTTTCTGAGCGCAACGACGACCCTTCCACAGCGTCCCGACCGTTCGACAAGGACAGAGATGGCTTTGTATTGGGTGAGGGAGGAGCATGCATCATTCTTGAAGAGCTTGAGCATGCGAAAGCTCGTGGTGCCAAGATCTATGCGGAATTCATCGGCGGCGGTATGTCGTCCGATGCTTACCACATCACTGCTCCTCATCCTGAAGGTTTGGGAGCGAAAAATGTGATGATCAATGCCCTAAAAGATGCCGGCATCAAAACTACCGACGTAGATTATATCAACGTTCATGGCACCTCAACACCTCTCGGCGACAAAGGCGAAACGCTGGCGATAAGAGAAGTGTTTGGAGCCCATGCCTACAATATCAATATCAGCTCCACCAAGTCCATGACAGGGCACTTGCTGGGGGCCGCAGGAGCTATTGAAGCAGTGGCCTCAATCATGGCCATTCAACATCAACTGGTTCCTCCTACCATTAACCACTTCACTGACGACGAAGAGCTGGACAGCAAGCTGAATTTCACATTCAACAAAGCACAGGCACGCAAAATCGACATCGCACTAAGCAATACTTTTGGTTTTGGCGGCCACAACACCTCCATCATCTTCCGTAAATACGAGGGATAG
- the pyk gene encoding pyruvate kinase has translation MESSPIFNKTKIIATVGPASNSKEMLKSLIQTGVDVFRLNFSHGSHEDHLKVIKLVRELNEEMGTHVALLQDLQGPKIRTRDMENGGVEIVPGQEIIITTRKLVGNAQIISTTYTGICNDVSIGDAILIDDGNLELKVLATSSDEVKCQVVYGGILKSKKGINLPNTPVSAPSLTEKDEEDLYFGLEHEVDWIALSFVRKAEDVLDLKEKIRRKGGTSRIIAKIEKPEALKNIDAIIEAADGLMVARGDLGVEIPMEDVPLAQKMMVSKCNKAAKPVIIATQMMESMIENPRPTRAEANDVANAVMDGADTVMLSAESASGKFPVQSVKSMVRIITSIEQGTDVMFNKFSESNDDSATLINDKLVRAAARLSANIDAKAILGMTKSGYTGFRLSSHRPKANIFIFTDDRKILNTMNLVWGIRGFYYNQRVGAEETLKHLEDILIDKGFLHKGDTVVYTGSQPHHWENRTNMMKVDVIE, from the coding sequence ATGGAAAGCTCACCAATTTTTAATAAGACGAAAATCATAGCCACCGTAGGGCCTGCCTCTAACAGTAAGGAAATGCTGAAGAGCCTTATCCAAACGGGGGTAGATGTTTTCCGCCTCAACTTTTCCCACGGTTCTCATGAAGACCACCTTAAGGTTATTAAGCTGGTAAGAGAGCTCAACGAGGAAATGGGTACGCACGTGGCGTTGCTACAGGATCTTCAGGGGCCGAAGATTCGTACCCGTGACATGGAGAATGGGGGAGTGGAAATTGTGCCGGGTCAGGAAATCATTATCACCACAAGAAAGCTGGTAGGCAACGCTCAGATTATCAGTACGACCTATACAGGTATTTGCAATGATGTGAGCATTGGAGATGCCATTCTCATCGACGACGGTAACCTTGAACTGAAAGTGTTGGCCACCTCCAGCGACGAGGTAAAGTGCCAGGTAGTATATGGTGGAATTTTGAAGTCGAAAAAAGGTATCAACTTACCGAACACCCCTGTATCCGCCCCGTCGCTGACTGAAAAGGACGAGGAGGATTTGTATTTTGGTTTGGAGCATGAGGTAGATTGGATAGCGCTTTCATTCGTTCGAAAAGCTGAGGATGTGCTTGACCTGAAAGAAAAGATTAGAAGAAAGGGAGGCACGTCGAGGATCATCGCCAAGATTGAAAAGCCTGAAGCACTCAAAAATATTGATGCCATTATCGAAGCGGCGGACGGCCTGATGGTGGCTCGTGGCGACCTCGGCGTGGAGATTCCTATGGAAGACGTACCGTTAGCCCAGAAGATGATGGTGAGCAAGTGCAACAAGGCGGCAAAGCCCGTGATTATTGCCACGCAAATGATGGAAAGCATGATCGAAAACCCAAGGCCTACCAGGGCCGAAGCGAACGACGTGGCCAATGCAGTGATGGACGGAGCCGACACGGTGATGCTAAGTGCTGAATCAGCGTCGGGCAAGTTTCCGGTGCAGTCGGTAAAGAGCATGGTGCGAATCATCACCTCCATTGAGCAGGGCACCGATGTGATGTTCAATAAGTTTTCAGAAAGCAACGACGACTCCGCCACCTTGATCAACGACAAGCTGGTAAGAGCTGCTGCCCGCCTGAGTGCTAACATCGACGCTAAAGCTATTTTGGGAATGACGAAATCGGGGTATACTGGTTTCAGACTATCGTCGCACAGGCCAAAGGCGAATATTTTTATCTTCACTGACGACCGTAAGATATTGAACACCATGAACCTCGTGTGGGGTATCCGTGGGTTTTATTACAACCAAAGGGTAGGAGCTGAAGAGACCTTGAAGCACCTGGAAGACATTCTTATAGACAAGGGCTTCCTGCACAAAGGCGACACCGTGGTGTACACAGGCTCACAGCCGCACCACTGGGAAAACCGCACCAACATGATGAAGGTGGATGTAATCGAGTAA